A region from the Lolium perenne isolate Kyuss_39 chromosome 4, Kyuss_2.0, whole genome shotgun sequence genome encodes:
- the LOC127332466 gene encoding uncharacterized protein → MKALAGDSPTSAPLLQATKIAIPAAVSSVGGAAEAAVLGKGRYKVWALAAIALLALWSMSAASVSLRWSAGDLAAFGSGDLDAPLRDDLDSLEMEEREKLVGRMWDMYTRTSDEVRLPRFWQEAFEAAYEELAGDDMQVRDAAISEIARMSAHRLELEQPVNANEVDGKDNVRNNDHGGVKL, encoded by the exons ATGAAGGCCCTCGCCGGCGACAGCCCCACCTCCGCGCCGCTTCTGCAGGCGACCAAGATCGCCATCCCTGCTGCTGTCTCCTCCGTGGGAGGGGCCGCGGAGGCCGCGGTCCTGGGCAAGGGGCGCTACAAGGTGTGGGCCCTCGCCGCCATCGCGCTCCTCGCGCTCTGGTCCATGTCCGCCGCCTCCGTCTCCCTACGCTGGTCCGCAGGCGACCTCGCCGCCTTCGGCTCGGGGGACCTAGACGCGCCGCTCCGGGACGACCTCGACTCCCTC GAGATGGAGGAAAGGGAGAAGCTGGTTGGTCGGATGTGGGACATGTACACGCGCACCAGCGACGAGGTGCGCCTTCCACGCTTCTGGCAGGAAGCGTTCGAGGCTGCCTACGAGGAGCTTGCTGGTGACGATATGCAGGTCCGGGATGCGGCCATCTCTGAGATTGCTCGGATGTCTGCCCACAGGCTCGAGCTTGAGCAGCCGGTGAATGCAAACGAG GTAGATGGTAAGGATAACGTCAGGAATAATGATCATGGCGGAGTGAAGCTGTAG